In Candidatus Binataceae bacterium, one genomic interval encodes:
- a CDS encoding glycosyltransferase translates to MEISALRWHLITGTYSPLHTGVAANSAQLAMGLAQAGDRVEVWKPAGDETGSLERGITVHNLPGHFGPRALRQLGPVLRAARNDRILVQYTPHAYGWKAMNWPFCRWLAGLGHHDLTVIFHEVVFPRIFGQPLRHRILHHVTRAMAATVARAATRIMVTIPAWDSILRTLITDRRQIELFPVCSNIPFLDDPPAVAAIRQQLGGGEGLLVGHFGTYDPPITDLLIPVLARLLEQQPCRILLLGIGGDRARGALIARSPAGANRVHASGDLGERELSLHLQACDLMLQPYPDGVTGRRTTLLAALNHGLPVVSTIGHLTEAWWNDHGAVALAPVEEPARLVPLVERVMKDCAWRRHLGAAGRALYEDRFALRHGIAALRAAS, encoded by the coding sequence TTGGAAATTTCAGCTTTGCGCTGGCATCTGATCACCGGAACTTATTCGCCGCTGCACACCGGCGTGGCGGCCAACAGTGCGCAGCTAGCCATGGGACTGGCTCAGGCTGGTGATCGGGTCGAGGTTTGGAAGCCGGCCGGTGATGAGACTGGCAGCTTGGAGCGCGGGATCACTGTCCATAATTTGCCAGGCCATTTTGGTCCCCGCGCCCTGCGTCAGCTAGGTCCGGTTTTGCGCGCGGCGCGCAACGACCGGATATTGGTTCAGTACACACCTCACGCTTATGGCTGGAAAGCGATGAATTGGCCGTTCTGCCGTTGGCTCGCTGGGCTCGGCCATCACGATTTGACAGTGATTTTCCACGAAGTTGTATTCCCGCGAATTTTTGGACAACCGCTGCGCCATCGCATCCTGCACCATGTGACCCGCGCGATGGCAGCCACCGTGGCCCGCGCGGCAACGCGCATAATGGTGACAATTCCGGCATGGGATTCGATTTTGCGCACGCTGATAACCGATCGCAGGCAGATCGAGCTTTTCCCCGTTTGCAGCAATATTCCCTTTCTGGACGACCCGCCAGCGGTTGCGGCAATCCGGCAGCAACTGGGCGGCGGCGAGGGTCTCCTCGTGGGCCACTTCGGTACCTACGATCCACCCATCACCGATCTTCTCATTCCAGTTCTGGCGCGGCTCCTCGAGCAGCAACCCTGCCGCATTCTCTTGCTAGGTATCGGCGGCGACCGGGCGCGCGGCGCACTCATAGCCCGGTCGCCCGCCGGGGCCAACCGCGTGCACGCGAGCGGCGACCTCGGTGAGCGTGAGCTTTCTCTCCATCTGCAGGCCTGCGACCTGATGTTGCAGCCCTATCCCGACGGTGTCACTGGCCGGCGCACCACGTTGTTGGCGGCGTTAAATCACGGCCTGCCCGTGGTCAGCACCATTGGCCATCTCACCGAGGCCTGGTGGAACGATCACGGCGCCGTGGCCCTGGCGCCGGTCGAGGAGCCCGCCCGCTTGGTTCCTCTGGTCGAGCGCGTGATGAAAGATTGCGCCTGGCGCCGGCACTTGGGCGCGGCCGGCCGCGCCCTATACGAGGATCGCTTCGCCTTGCGCCATGGGATCGCGGCGCTGCGAGCGGCGAGCTGA
- a CDS encoding glutathione S-transferase, whose amino-acid sequence MKLYNHSMAPNPRRVRMFAAEKGIKLEQEEVDIFAGHNRTPQFLAKNPSGGLPVLELDDGAHLAETVAISRYLESLYPEPNLFGRDAREQAFVEMWNRRMELELMMAIGNAFQHTSPMLKGRLQQFPEFGETRRAAAQERLARMDRELQGRQFVAGERFTIADITALVAIDFGKQLVGIQVDPALRELTRWYEAVSSRPSAKA is encoded by the coding sequence ATGAAGCTGTACAACCATTCGATGGCGCCCAATCCCCGCCGGGTGCGGATGTTCGCAGCGGAAAAAGGGATCAAGCTGGAGCAGGAGGAGGTCGATATTTTCGCCGGCCATAACCGCACTCCCCAATTTCTCGCCAAGAACCCTTCGGGCGGGTTGCCGGTGCTGGAACTGGACGACGGCGCTCATTTGGCCGAAACCGTGGCCATCTCCCGCTACCTGGAAAGCCTTTATCCCGAGCCCAATCTTTTTGGGCGCGACGCACGCGAGCAGGCTTTCGTGGAGATGTGGAATCGGCGCATGGAACTTGAGTTGATGATGGCGATCGGGAATGCCTTTCAGCATACCAGTCCGATGCTCAAGGGCCGCTTGCAACAATTCCCCGAGTTTGGCGAGACACGGCGCGCGGCGGCGCAGGAGCGCTTGGCGCGGATGGATCGCGAGCTTCAGGGACGACAGTTTGTCGCCGGCGAGCGTTTCACCATCGCCGATATCACCGCCTTGGTTGCGATCGACTTCGGCAAACAGTTGGTGGGTATCCAAGTCGATCCCGCGCTGCGCGAGCTGACGCGCTGGTACGAGGCGGTCTCCAGCCGGCCCAGCGCCAAGGCCTAA